The following coding sequences lie in one Cannabis sativa cultivar Pink pepper isolate KNU-18-1 chromosome 5, ASM2916894v1, whole genome shotgun sequence genomic window:
- the LOC115716800 gene encoding uncharacterized protein LOC115716800, with translation MAIDPKSVESDRVLILDYGSQYTHLITRRIRFLDVFSLCLSGTSSLKTIADYKPRVVILSGGPHSVHTPGSPSFPDGFIEWAESNGVFVLGICYGLQLIVQKLGGIVRVGEKQEYGRMEIEVTKASGLYGSKNCGDSQTVWMSHGDEAAKLPEGFEVVARSKQGVVAAIQNQLRRFYGLQYHPEVTHSPEGMETLRYFLFDVCGVKAGWKMENVLDEEIKVINQTVAPDEHVICALSGGVDSTVAATLVHKAIGDRLHCIFVDNGLLRYKERERVMETFERDLHLPVTCVNATEQFLRELKGVDDPEKKRKIIGKEFICIFDDFAQELEQKLGKRPAYLVQGTLYPDVIESCPPPGSGRSHSHTIKSHHNVGGLPKDMKLKLIEPLKLLFKDEVRRLGKILNVPEGFLKRHPFPGPGLAVRVIGDVTLENYLDTLRLVDEIFIQSIKDAGLYDVIWQAFAVFLPVRTVGVQGDQRTHGHAVALRAVTSEDGMTADWYPFDGKFLAEVSQKICNSVRGINRVSYDITSKPPSTIEWE, from the exons ATGGCCATCGACCCCAAAAGTGTGGAATCAGACAGGGTTTTGATCCTCGACTACGGTTCCCAGTATACCCATCTCATCACTCGCCGTATCCGATTTCTTGATGTTTTTTCCCTATGCCTTTCCGGAACCAGCTCTCTCAAGACCATTGCTGACTACAAGCCTCGAGTCGTCATCCTATCCGGCGGTCCTCATTCCGTACACACTCCTGGCTCCCCGAGCTTCCCTGACGGCTTCATTGAATGGGCCGAGTCCAATGGCGTGTTCGTGCTCGGAATCTGCTATGGTCTCCAGTTAATAGTTCAGAAACTGGGTGGGATAGTCAGGGTTGGGGAGAAACAAGAGTATGGGAGGATGGAAATTGAGGTGACCAAGGCTTCGGGGCTTTATGGCTCGAAGAATTGCGGCGATTCTCAGACTGTTTGGATGAGCCATGGCGATGAGGCCGCCAAGCTGCCTGAAGGGTTTGAGGTGGTGGCCCGGAGCAAGCAGGGGGTCGTGGCCGCTATTCAGAATCAGTTGAGAAGATTTTATGGCCTTCAGTATCATCCGGAG GTCACGCATTCACCAGAAGGAATGGAAACACTTCGTTACTTTCTCTTCGATGTTTGTGGAGTCAAGGCTGGCTGGAAAATGGAAAATGTGTTGGATGAAGAGATCAAAGTGATTAATCAGACAGTGGCACCTGATGAGCATGTAATATGTGCCTTATCTGGTGGTGTCGATTCGACAGTTGCTGCCACTCTTGTTCACAAGGCAATTGGAGATAGACTTCATTGTATCTTTGTTGATAATGGTTTGTTGAG GTATAAGGAAAGGGAACGTGTAATGGAAACCTTTGAAAGGGATCTTCATTTACCTGTTACTTGTGTAAATGCAACGGAACAATTTCTTAGAGAACTAAAAGGTGTGGATGATccagagaagaaaagaaaaataattgggAAGGAATTTATATGTATCTTTGATGATTTTGCCCAGGAGTTAGAGCAGAAATTAGGGAAAAGACCTGCCTACTTGGTTCAAGGAACCTTATACCCTGATGTGATTGAATCTTGTCCACCACCTGGATCTGGCAGAAGTCACTCTCACACAATCAAGAGTCATCACAATGTTGGGGGACTTCCGAAGGACATGAAATTGAAGCTAATTGAACCACTCAAGCTTCTGTTCAAGGATGAG GTTCGCCGGTTAGGAAAGATATTGAATGTTCCAGAAGGATTTCTGAAGCGTCACCCATTTCCTGGACCTGGTCTTGCCGTACGTGTCATTGGGGATGTCACGCTGGAGAATTACCTAGATACACTCCGCCTG GTTGATGAGATTTTCATCCAGTCAATCAAGGATGCCGGGCTTTATGATGTCATCTGGCAAGCTTTCGCTGTGTTTTTACCTGTAAGAACTGTTGGTGTTCAAGGTGACCAAAGAACACACGGTCATGCAGTTGCCCTTAGAGCTGTTACAAGTGAAGACGGAATGACAGCAGACTG GTACCCTTTTGACGGTAAATTTTTGGCCGAAGTGTCACAAAAGATCTGCAACAGTGTTCGAGGCATAAACCGAGTCAGTTACGACATTACATCTAAGCCTCCATCAACAATTGAGTGGGAATGA